The following coding sequences are from one Bacillaceae bacterium S4-13-56 window:
- a CDS encoding type II secretion system protein, with translation MFKKILKNEKGFTLIELLAVIVILGIISAIAIPAIGNIIEKSREDAIKADAISVLEGARLAYASGDITAGTTLGTETDPTLDAFMSEYIELGDAGRLTVTSITYDANGVPALTGTGQDGGVDLKFTAATIADINADTSGDDVTTIPNPS, from the coding sequence ATGTTTAAAAAGATTTTAAAGAATGAAAAAGGTTTTACACTCATTGAACTTCTAGCTGTTATCGTTATTCTAGGTATTATTTCTGCAATCGCTATTCCTGCTATTGGGAATATTATTGAAAAGTCAAGAGAAGATGCTATTAAAGCAGATGCAATAAGTGTTCTTGAAGGTGCACGTTTAGCTTATGCATCTGGAGATATTACTGCCGGTACAACACTTGGTACTGAGACTGATCCAACTTTAGATGCATTTATGAGTGAATATATTGAGCTTGGTGACGCTGGTCGATTAACTGTTACTAGCATCACTTATGATGCCAATGGTGTACCAGCACTAACTGGTACAGGACAAGATGGAGGGGTAGATTTAAAATTTACTGCAGCTACAATAGCTGACATTAATGCAGATACTAGCGGAGATGATGTTACAACTATTCCCAACCCAAGCTAG